Genomic segment of bacterium:
GCTGCAAGATCGCCGGTCGAACGCGCGAAGGCGATGATGTCGCGGTCGATGACGTGATCGGCGACGACTTTCTGCTTCTGCATGATGCCTTCAATGGAGCGAATTTGGTCGCGAACGCGTGCGGCCTCTTCGTAGTTCTGCAGTGATGCCAGCAGTTTCATTTCGTCCTGAAGCTCAACGACGAGTGAAGCCGACTTGCCCTGCAGAAGCTTGATGACCTTTTGGACTTCCTTGTCGTAATCTTCCTTGCTGACCAGATTCTCGCACGGACGTGATACTGCAGGCAGACTTTGTAGCTGCCTTTGCCTTTGGGATGCGGAATGCGAAGTTTGCAAGTGCGCAGTTTGAACAAGCGCGAGATCATTTTGTAAGTTTCGCGCATGCCTCCGACATTGGCATATGGTCCGAAGTAGAGTCCGTCATCGCGATACATACTGCGCGTGACGACAACGCGTGGGAAGTCATCATCCTGCGTGATCTTCAAATATGGATAGCGCTTGTCGTCCTTGAGATTGATGTTGTAGCGTGGCTTGTGCTTTTTGACAAGGTTAGCTTCAAGGATCAATGCCTCGATCTCGTTGTCGGTGACGAGCATCTCGAAATCGACAATCTTGCCCTTGAGCGCGGCGATCTTAGGGTTGAGTTCCGGCGCCAGCGCAAAGTAGGTCCGCACGCGATTGCGAAGGACTTTGGCTTTGCCGATGTAAATGATCTTGCCAGTGGCGTCTTTCATGATGTAGACGCCCGGTTTGTCGGGCAAATCGGCGAGTCTGTCGCGCAGATGTTGGAACGGATCGGTCATACAGCGAAGATACGGAATTTAATCGAGCGTGGGAAGGGGATAGGTTGGTTGAAGATGGTTGTCGTTACAACCGCACCCGGCGTGCGCCGGCAAAGCGTGTCGCGAAGTACTCGTCGGCGATGTCGTCGATCACAATGCCGCGAGATTCGGAGGCGTGGACGAAGCGTCCGTTTTCGAGATAGATGCCGACATGCGACACGCGGCGATCATCGATGCGGAAGAAAATCAAATCGCCATACGAGAGATCATCATATCCGACGCGATCATCAAGACGATAAAGAGCTTCGACACTTAACGGCAGGCGCGTTCCATCGTAATCGCGATAGGCAACAAAGACCAGGCCGGAGCAATCGAGTCCCAGCTTGCCCGATCCGCCTTTTTCATAGGGCACACCAAGGTAACGCGAGATGATGCGATTCATCAGCACCTTGTCAATTTGCGAGCCGGTACCCATCGGAATCCGTTCGTCGATTTCGGAATCTTGCTCGTCTTTGCGGTCTGGATCAACCCTGGTGTCGCGATCATCCTGCTTCGGCTCATAATCGTCGAGACGAGTTGTGTCACCGATTGGCTCACGTGGAGCCGGTCGGCGCGCGGCCTCATCGGTCACAGAGTAACGCACGGCATTTGTGCAACCGGATATTGTCACGGCTGCGGCCAATAGCACAAGCAGGATTAGCTTTCTCATTGACTCTTCTCGGTAAGGGCAGGGTAGCTAACATCAAAACGGCGCGCGTAGTAGATGCGCGTCAGAACTATCGTGAATATCAGAACAGCCGCATAAAGCGGGAAGAATATTGCCGCGAATATTGACAGCGCAAGAATGGCTACCTTGGAAGACACCGTCGACACTGCGACTGATTCCTTCAGCCAGGCAACGAGGAAGAACGTGCTCGTAACCAATGCGGTCACTGTGAATCCGTAGTCGGCAGTCATTATCGAAAACAGCATTCCTGACAAGACCAGCATGAACGATGTGCGCTGTGTTTTGACAACTCCCCACATGCCGCCATAGGTAGTCTTACCGGAGGTTTTGTCACCTTCGAGATCGGGAAGAGTCGTATTGAGATAGACAGCGCCGACAGCGAGCAAATAGGGGACAGACTTGATGATGCCTTCAATATTGAAATTCAGATACATCACCCAGCCGAAAAGAAATGCCAACATGCCGTGTGCGACGATGTTATTGCGAAATGACTTGTAGGGATGTTCGCGCAATTTGAAATGCGGGTAGGAATATTGGAATCCAAACCAGGCGCCGACCACGAACAAGCAGCCGAGTTGCCAATTCATCAGAAATGCTCCGAGAATCGCAATTGCGGTAACCATAATGTAGAGCTTCCAAGCCTCGGCGGCGGAAATGTGGCCGTCGGAAATCAAGAACAGCTTCTTATTAATGCGATCAGTGTCGGCATCGTAAATCTGGTTAAGGATGAACACTCCGCCGGCAAGCAGAGTGGCCAATCCCAGCATGGCGAGGATATTCAGATCCGATGTGCTGAAGTCGACGAACGGATAGCGATCGAGAGTAATCGGGCTGGTGCCGCGTTCGCGCCACAGTGAAGCGCGTGCGCCAAGCAGGGAGATCGTCCACACGGGGATAATCAGCATCGGGCGCATCAGGAAGATATAGTCGAGTAGTTTGTTCATAGTCTCCGTTTAATATGCGAATTACCGCAAGATGTTTCAATTAAAAAGAAGTACCCGCGCCGCCACGCTATTCATCCATAAAGGCATCGACATAACGGCGGTAAATGAACGACCGGCCGTAGGTGACTGACTTGTCCTTTTGCTCGAGGATTTCGAGCTCGATCAAGCGGTCGATGACTTTTTGTGCACCTCTTCGTGTACTGAAATTGGT
This window contains:
- a CDS encoding GIY-YIG nuclease family protein; the encoded protein is MTDPFQHLRDRLADLPDKPGVYIMKDATGKIIYIGKAKVLRNRVRTYFALAPELNPKIAALKGKIVDFEMLVTDNEIEALILEANLVKKHKPRYNINLKDDKRYPYLKITQDDDFPRVVVTRSMYRDDGLYFGPYANVGGMRETYKMISRLFKLRTCKLRIPHPKGKGSYKVCLQYHVRARIWSARKITTRKSKRSSSFCRASRLHSSLSFRTK
- a CDS encoding UbiA family prenyltransferase; amino-acid sequence: MNKLLDYIFLMRPMLIIPVWTISLLGARASLWRERGTSPITLDRYPFVDFSTSDLNILAMLGLATLLAGGVFILNQIYDADTDRINKKLFLISDGHISAAEAWKLYIMVTAIAILGAFLMNWQLGCLFVVGAWFGFQYSYPHFKLREHPYKSFRNNIVAHGMLAFLFGWVMYLNFNIEGIIKSVPYLLAVGAVYLNTTLPDLEGDKTSGKTTYGGMWGVVKTQRTSFMLVLSGMLFSIMTADYGFTVTALVTSTFFLVAWLKESVAVSTVSSKVAILALSIFAAIFFPLYAAVLIFTIVLTRIYYARRFDVSYPALTEKSQ
- a CDS encoding C40 family peptidase; this encodes MRKLILLVLLAAAVTISGCTNAVRYSVTDEAARRPAPREPIGDTTRLDDYEPKQDDRDTRVDPDRKDEQDSEIDERIPMGTGSQIDKVLMNRIISRYLGVPYEKGGSGKLGLDCSGLVFVAYRDYDGTRLPLSVEALYRLDDRVGYDDLSYGDLIFFRIDDRRVSHVGIYLENGRFVHASESRGIVIDDIADEYFATRFAGARRVRL